In Pan troglodytes isolate AG18354 chromosome 5, NHGRI_mPanTro3-v2.0_pri, whole genome shotgun sequence, the sequence CTGGAAAATATAGTGTGCTTGTGTCTGTTAATTGTCTTTTTCAAACTCTGTAATTTTACTAGGtaggtgatatatatatatatatatatataaagttcagTAAGTTGCTAACAATATAGTGTATGTTCACTGCTAAAAGGCAGAAGCTATAAAATGGTTTCCTAGAACAACATTGGAGGCTTACTTCTGGGCTGTTAGAAGAATAATAGTTTATAATTAATACATTCTCTAGTTTGCAAAGGAGATCCATATGACTTGAATTTGGACACAAAACAATGTAGCTATCAATCTCATAGCTCATCGAATGTGGATTTGTTTTAGATGCACTATTGGTTCTAACCCTCTAGATCAAGGTGGGCCAGGAAAAAGCTGGCTAGTTCTGAGGAATTTCTAGTTGGAAAGCTTCCTAGGCTCCTAGTTGGGAAGTGAACCAAAGTCACCCTAAATGTATGTTGTTGGTCTTGTGTGGTATGAATCCTCTTTCACAAATTATTCCTGGAATCAGCTCGACCTCATGAAATTTCATCagtcttattttctcatttgtgggaaattatatataaagtatttaggATACTCAGGGCCAGCAGATATACTTGtatattctttttgatgtttatgAACAGTTTTCCTATTTTCTAAGTTAATACAACCtcaaagaaaaagtatttgagaGTATTGTTTTTATTCCAGAATAACAATGTCTATTTGTGAATAAACTTAGGAAAGAATTtgatttagaaatgacagattgTAGTTCCTGTGGTCAGTGGTAAATACTTCTTAAAATAGTGCTTGCTTCTGTATATAAAGCATGTCATCTTCAATATTTGGGTATACTGCTTTTGATAATACCTTGAGAGGCAATAAAATTGGAGCATTACAGATGCTTGTATAAGAAACACACTCAAGAAAGGGTCAGTGCAACtttggtcaggtgcggtggctcacgcctgtaatcccagcactttgggaggccgaggtgggtggatcacgaggtggggagttcgcaaccagcctgaccaacgtggtgaaacccccgtctctactaaaaatacaaaaattagccaggtgtggtgatgcatgcctgtaatcccagctactcagaaggctgaggcaggagaatcgcttgaacccgggaggcggagattgcagtgagccaagatcgccactgcactctagcctgggcaacagagcgagactccctctcaaaaaaaaaaaaaagtcattgcaactttatttataaaagcaaaaaagttgGAAACAACTCAGATGTCCGTGGGTAgtagaataaataagtaaattggtAGTCAGAGATGGACTACTGTGATTACAGCTATGTGCATCAACAGTATCAACTACAGTTACGGAAGAATACATGTGTACTGTTATCCCACTTACATAAAgctcagaaacagataaaactaaGCAACATATTGtttagagagagagacacaggtagtaaaactataaagaaaagcaagaaatgatTCAAATGGAATTGGGTATAGGATTCCTTCTGGGGGGATAGAGGGCAATCATGCAGAGCCTGCCAAGGCAGgggtaatattttatattttatcctcGGTGGTACTTACAGGAGTGCTCATCTTTTAAACTCTAtatttgcatattatatactCATGTGATACTTTTCACAAGTAAATAGAAAAAGtgtatattataaaaaattagaccgggcgcggtgactcacgcctgtaattccagcactttgggaggccgaggagggcggatcacgagatcaggagttcaagaccatcctggccaacatggtgaaaccccatctctactaaaaatacaaacattagctgggtgtggtggtgcatgcctgtaatcccagctactcgggaggctgaggcaggagaattgcttgaacccaggagatggagattgcagtgagcccagatcgtggtactgcactccagcctggcgacaaagtgagactctcaaaaaataaataataaataaataaataattggaattGTAAATAAGGGTGGAAAAATGgctataaaatggaaaagatggTCTTTTAAACTCTCTTAATGCTATTATAAGTGATTGTACAATAGATACAAttggagggaaaagagaaagccaCGTTGTTCTCAATCTGAGATGCACACCTTCCAATTTACACAATACTTGTTTTACAGGACGGCATCAGAATTAATGTAACTACACTGAAAGATGATGGGGACATATCTAAACAGCAGGTTTGTCtccttttctggttttaatatataatttagctAAGTGCTATGCagcttatttgattttttaacttGCACGTCTCAGTTAATCTTTTTTGACTTGAAGAGTTTgctattgtttataaatattgGAATTAATGTATATGCTGCTTTATTTTAAGGTTGTTCTTAACATAACCTATGAGAGTGGACAGGTGTATGTAAACGACTTACCTGTAAATAGTGGTGTAACCCGAATAAGCTGTCAGACTTTGATAGGTGAGTATTACTAAATTACTTCCATAATTgctctgtttttttgtgtgtttgttgttgttgttgttattgttattgtttgttttttgagacagtcttgctctgtcacccaggctggagtgcaatggtgcgatctcagctcactgcaacctctacctaggttcaaatgattctcattcctcagcctccaaagtagctgggactgcaggcatgtgccaccatacccggctaatttttgtaattttagtagagacagggtttcgccatgttggccaggctggtcttgattgaactcctagcctcaaaccATCTACCCTccttgcctctcaaagtgctgggattacagttgtgagcccctgtgcctggcatgTTCTGTTTTTAATAATACTAAATTAGCAAAACAATTTTTGGAtgttatatatttccattttaaagtaaaaataggctgggcgcagtggctcacgcctgtaatcccaacactttgggaggccgaggtgggcagatcacgagaggtcaggagtttgagaccaaactggccaacacggtgaaaccccatctctactgaaaatgtggtgtgtgcgcctgtaatcccagctactcaggaggctgaggcaggagaatcgtttgaacccaggaggtggaggctgctgtgagctgagatcacgccactgcactctagcctgagcaacagagcaaggctccgtcacaaaaaaaataaaaataaagtaaaaatatacatcactgaagcaagaggatcacttgatcccaggagtttgaggctgcagtgagctataatcatgccactgcactccagcatgggtgacagaacaagaccccatctctaaaacacacacacagatcatTATCAGAATGTACAATAACACTAATGTGTTTAAAACTCTGTTCTTGTTTTATATTGGCTGCTTCTCGCATATTCACTATTTTCCATAAGATCAGCATTGATGAAACTGTATTTCTGGTAAGTAGATAACGATGTAAGAATGTGCATAGAGGCGGGGCATGGCGgctctagcactttgggaggctgaggcgggtgaactGCCTGAGccctgagttcgagaccagcccgggcaacatggtaaaaccttgtctctgcaaaaaatacaaaaataaattagctgggtgtggtggtgtgtgcctgtagtcccagctactcctgagaggtgggaggatcgccactgtactccagcctgggcaacaaagtaagaccctggctcaaaaaaaaaaaaaaaaaaatgtgcataaaGGTAGTAAATGGGATAGCAAGAGCCAAGAAAATGAATTGTCTGATTATCTAGTATTCAGTTTCTTCTACCCTTATGTCAGTAGAACATTTTCTTAGTTGTTTAAAGGTAAGCAGGTATGTTGCATTGGAATATGCCATATTATTTGGATGAAATAGCAAATACAAAGAATatacataggttttttttttttttttttttgagatggagtttttgctcttgttttccaggctggaatgcagtggcgcgatctcggctccctgcaacctcctcctcccgggttcaagtgattctcctgcctcagcctcccgagtagcttggattataggtgcccgccaccatgcccggctaatttttgtatttttagtagagatggggtttcaccatattggtcaaggccggtctcgaactcctgacctcaggtgatccgcctgcctcggcctcccaaagtgctgggattacaggcatgagccaccgtgcccggcccacttgTTGTTTCTGTCAGTCTGTCTTTTAGTTGGGATTTTAACTTATTTACATTAATAAAATTACTGATACATTTGGATTTAAATCCTCCATCTTGTTTCCTCTTTGTCCCAActgttctgtgtttctttttcttccccctttgccttcttctAGGTTAATTATTTTTGGTATCATAGTTCCCTTCTGTCTTGGTTTTACGTAATTTTACTATTCTTTTAGTGGTTACCCTTGCTATCAATAGATTAGtacttttggctgggcatggttgctcatgcctgtattcccagccctttgggaggccaaagctggaggatcacttcagtctgggagttcgagaccagcctgggcaacatagggaaacctatgagcccagtgtggtggtgcaggcttgttttcccagctacttaggaggctgaggtgaaaggatcccttgagctcaggagatagaggctgcagtaagctgtgattataccactgtagtccatcctgggtgacagagtgagaccctgtctcaaaaaatgaatttaaaaaataaaaataaataaatttgtacttTTATCACTTCCCAAACAATGCAAGAACCTTAGAACACTTAAATTCCATTTATTCCCTTTTTGCCTTTgggttattattatatattttaactcTTTGTGTTCTTAAACCCCATGTGacataattattgttttatgtagTCCAATATTCATGTGTGTTTACCATCATAGTTACCTTTTTCATTGCTCTTTATTCCTTCCTATCTGTGCTCCACTCTATATCATTTGGTTGGAATTTCAAGTtccaaaattctttcttctatccCTATTTCTCTGTACATTCTGCAACTCCTGCCTTGCCCTTACACACATGCATTGTGCCCTGGTTGTCATTTTCCTTCGGCCTAAAGAATTCCCTTTGGTATTTCTTTCAGTACAGGTTTGTTAGCAGTGAATGGTCTGAGGTTTTATTTGTCTGAAAACATCTCTTTGCCTTCATTTTAGAAGGCTATTTTTGCTGGCTGTGGAAGCATAGCTTagcatttttgttttaacatttaaacACTTCATTTTCTCCCCTGCTGGGTGAGACTGCTAGACACTTTGTCGAGCTTTTTTGCCTCCTAGTCGTTGCTTTCTACTCAGCTTTTCAACCTCTCCACCTGTTCTGTCTGGGAGTTGGCAAATGCCTTTGGGGGAAGAAATCACACAGGATATTGTACTCACCTCAGGGAGCTCTTTTCTTGGCCCTTCAAGTGCTGGCTGTCTTTAGCTTCTGATGCCTCTACACAGATGTaggttttgtgtgtatgtgtgggtgtgtatttTTTACATCTTTTCTAGCAGTTCTTTGCAAGTGGTTCATTGCAAGAGGGTTGGTGTGCTGCAAGCTGATCCATGGTAGCTAAGAAAGGAAGTGCTAGTACTACTGAAATAataattcttttgttgttgtatttaCTGGGAATTGGACGTGGAATACAGCCTGTCTCCTCTCTTATGGCCATCTTTTAGTCATCCCAGTCATTGCACTGAGTTTGTTTCTATGATAACTGAAATAAATGCTCATCTTACCCAGTTACAGCAAGAATCTTCAAAACATTAAatgcagcaacaacaacaaatcttctttaattctttaaagaaactttttctttagttggtgtatttgtttattgctgcataacagtTTAACCCAGAAATCAGTGGCCTAagacaatatttattatttcatagtttCTGTAGGTCGAGAATCTGTGCTTGGCTTAGCGGGGTCCTGTGGTTCTCAAAAGGCTGCCATCACGTCAGGGCTCAGCTGGGAAAAATCTGCTTCCCAGCTCactcatgtggttgttggcaggaGTCAGTTCCTTCTGAGCTCTTGAActgaggcctcagttcctcaccagaTGTTGGTTGAAGGTCTTCCTCAGTTCCTTGTCACACGAAGCTCCCCATAGAGCATCTCACAACGTGGCAACTAGCTTCATCATTGAGAGGACAAGAGAGACTGCCAGTAAGAAAAAGAGTACTAGCAAGACAGAAGTCATAGCCATTAATAATCTAATTGTGACAGTAACATTCCATCACTTGGGCTATGCTCTGTTTGTTAGAAACGAGTCACTAGGCTgtgtgcattggctcatgcctgtaatcccagctatttgggaggctaaggctggaggatcacttgaggccaggagttcaagaccagcctaggcaagatagCAAGGCTGTCTctttcaaaagaacaaaaaaagaaaaaaaaatcattcatagatcgatagatagataggtaaCTAACTGACTAGTCACTAGGTCCAGCCCACTTGAGGGAGGAATTGCAGAAATGTCTGACTCCTTAGAGGCAAGGGTCATTGAGGGGCATTTTTGAAAGCCGCCTACCACAGTAAGGAAGTCAATATGAAGggctttgttgttttttatttaattttacgcTGTATTAGAGGTACTGTATGAGGctcttctcacattgctataaagaaatacctgagactgggtaatttataaagaaaagaggtttaattggctcatggttctgcaggctgtacaggaagcatggcaccagcatctgctcagcttctaagGAGGcgtcaggaagcttttactcatggtggaaggcaaagggggagccagtatctcacatggcagagcaggagcaagacagaGCGAGAGTGGCAGTGGGGTGCCGTAAccccaagccatgagggatctgcccccgtggcccaaacatctcccaccaggccccgcctccaacattgggaattacatctcaacatgagatttgcggggaacatccaaactatatcaggtacCAAATTTGCAGGCTGAAGAATTGCCACTTGGGTGTATTTTTATGACTGCATTTTCTCACCCATTGAGTCTCCTGTACCTTAGTCTTTGGGCTTACGGACATGCTGACACAGCGCCTGCTGTTCCACGAAGGAGACCCACGGGTGGTAATGGTCAGTTAAAACACGGGGATGGACCATGAGAGAGGGGGTACCTTTGACAGTGGTGCTTTTCAAAGGGCATGAAGGGTTAGGCACACTAGAGAGAGGAGCAGCGAGGGGCCAGATGAGGAGCCTGAGGAAGACCAGTGAGAGGACCGGGAACTTCACAGAAGTGCCACTAAAGGTGTGTGAGCAGGAGGCTGTGGACTGAAAACCACGTCACAGTGAGACGAGCCTGGCATGTTGTCTGAATGGTTTGGAGGCGGGGACTAAAGCAGGGGAGAATAGGTAGGTATATCTTGTAATAGTAAGTAGTTAATGAACTAGATATTGAGATATTCCAGACAAAGGAAGTAGCCCTATAGATGCACAGAATCAGACTAAACAGCTGGGTGTGCATTCAGATTGTATATCTGGATTCCTGTTTGGCAAAAATCTTCAGATTATTTGAGGGATAGAAATAAAATGCTCCATCTGTGACAGGTGCATTGGTGTatgttgttttatctttttcGATAGCACTTGTACCTTAATAGAGTAGCTGTTGGCTCTGTAAACCAGCTGCAGCTACTACACCCCGTTTCTACTGGAGCAGGAGTAGAGGTTTCCTAGCTAGAGAAGAACATGGACAATAGCTAGTCCTACCCCATTATCGATTACCAGAGAGAAATGACAGGCCTCCCCCACCCTCTTTCCCCATTCCTGCTCTCTCTAATAGTAATGAGTCACTAATCGGGGAAAGGATTGATAAAAAAACTCAATGTTCTTACTGCTTGGGCATCTTCTCTCACAGGATTTTGTGGATGGACGAATGTATGTGCTTATTATGTTAAAACATGGGATTGGCTGTATCTTCTGGCTGGCTTTATAGTTGTGCCATGTTGGTTCCTCATTGCCAACCTGTATAAAAGAATAGGAaagatgggccaggcgtggtcgttcatgcctgtaatcccagcactttgggcagccgaggtgggtgaatcacttgaggtcaggagttagcaagaccagcccggccaatatggtgaaaccctgtctctgctaaaaatacaaaaaaacagctgagcatggtggtgcaagcctgtaaacccagctacttgggaggctgaggcaggagaatcccttgaacccaggaggcaaaggttgcagtgagccaaggtggcaccactgcactccagcctgggcgacagagcaagactccatctcaaaaaaaaaaaaaaaaaaaagaatgggaaagatGTTGCTAGTGTGGTATTTCATACAAAGTCTAAAGATCAACACATTTTACCCTTTCAAATGAGTGTAAGCAGTCATAAAGATTTGTCagattgtctttgtttttaataaatctgAAACAGCATTGAGGTCAGGGATGAAGAAAGCCAAAGAAATTGGTTTACAACTGTCTTGTTCCATGTAAATGTCATCAAAATAATCAAACTCAGTAACAGATTTGGTGGTAATTTTTGTTCAAAGGtgtcactactttttttttttatagtgaagaatgaaaatcttgaaaatttggaggaaaaagaatattttggaaTTGTCAGTGTAAGGATTTTAGTTCATGAGTGGCCTATGACATCTGGTTCCAGTTTGCAACTAATTGTCATTCAAGAAGAGGTAGTAGAGATTGATGGAAAACAAGTAAGATAGTATGTTTATTAATTGGGAATTAAATGATATTTAGATTTGTGCTAGATATTATGCATGtgttcagttattttatttgtttccgACTTGATAAGGAAGGTGCCTAATGTTGCCTATATccaattatttagaatttttgtatatttattttagcatttgaaatatatttttaaaatttcccataTTCATACATGTTTGTATCACTTTAAAATGTACAGACATTATTAAATAGAAAGTAAGCAAAGAGATTCaatttggctcatagttctgctaCCATTTCCTCTATGGTAAATGAAGTCTCTGTGTGTAAATGAAGTAGAATCGAGATTAAGCTTATAATAGTAAGTGCTAAAGCAGGACAGGAATATTATTAAAGTTGCAAGTTAAGTGCCCCAAAGTGGGAGTACGGGGAAATAAATAGTAattgttagctgggcatggtggctcacacctgtaatcccagcactttgggaggccaaggtggacgaatcacctgaggtcaggagttctagaccagcctgaccaacatggagaaaccttgtctctactaaaaatacaaagttagctgggcatggtggcgcatgcctgtaatcctagctactcgggaggctgaggcaggagaatcgcttgaacccagaaggcggaggttgcggcaagctgagatcgcaccattgcactccagcctgggcaacaacaagagcgaaactccatctcaaaaaaaaaaaaaagagtaattgtCTGAATAGGACACATGTTTTAGTTATATAAATCTGGGAGgaaaatttgcttttaaatttttatggggCTGTGctactatttaaaataaagaataattatattttctttcacagGTTCAGCAAAAGGATGTCACTGAAATTGATATTTTAGTTAAGAACCGGGGAGTACTCAGACATTCAAACTATACCCTCCCTTTGGAAGAAAGCATGCTCTACTCTATTTCTCGAGACagtgacattttatttacccTTCCTAACCTCTCCAAAAAAGGTAACTTAAAAGACCATTATTTAAAGTATTAAGGAGATTATTTATTTAGTTGGTAGCTCTATATACTCttaaactttgttattttttacaCTATTTGCAAAAGTTGCTATTTATCTTTAATAGTTAATATGTTTGGAAATgagcttgtttaaaaaaatgcttcaTAACATGTATTGCTTCATATGTCCATTTAAGGACTTTAGGACTCTATTTTGAGCATTAGTAGAATGTGATCAGTGCTGGTTGCATAGTGACATTTTTCAGTAATTACTCACTCTTACTCTGGGTACTGATCACAAAATATGTAATAAGACTATTGTAAAGGTTCATTCAGAGGAAGAACtattcattttttcacagaaacatAGAACTTCTAAAATTTTGGCTTTCTATGTGACAGAATCATAACTGCTTTAGCTCCTTATACGTGTCTTAGTTTATAGTTCTCTTCTGACATTTAAATCAGTGAACATTCAGATGTGTTAATTTTTTCTCCCATGGTAAAATATGTGTTCTTACTGTCCTAAATGCTATTGGTATCGTAATCTTAGGACTAGTAGGATAAGACACCAGCATTTTGGTAATGTTGCTCTTTCTCTTGGGTAGAAAGTGTCAGTTCACTGCAAACCACTAGCCAGTATCTTATCAGGAATGTGGAAACCACTATAGATGAAGATGTTTTACCTGGCAAGTTACCTGAAACTCCTCTCAGAGCAGAGCCGCCATCTTCATATAAGGTAAATCAAGTATTTGGTGTTATCATAAGCATTCATGGTTAAGATGAAGAAAATCGACCCTAGCATTTAAAATGGAGTGGAAATCCTGAAGAATGGAACTGTAGAGCATTGGTGATAATGGACTCATCTTGGTCTTAATGTGATATTTTTAGTATTCCTATTTTCCTCTTCGAGCTTTGTTTAATAATATTGTAGTCAGATCATGATTATCAAGGTGCTGGATTTCATTTGGTTGGAATTATAAATTCCACAGTTATTTCTCATATCCagatttctgtgtttattctgtACCCGCTACCTcgcatacacacatgtgcattgTGCCCCCAGGATCTTGCCCAGTGATTCAGCTCAGGTGGTTGAGAATATACTTCCTAGAGTCAGCCTGCCCAGGTTTGAAACCTGGTTCTGCCGCTGACTAGTTGTGTGATCTTgaacaaattttttctttttctttgagatggagtctcactctgtcacttaggctggagtgcagtggtgtgatctcggcttactcctctacctcctgggttcaagtgattctcccacctcagcctcctgagtagctgggattacaggcacacgctaccacgcccagctaatttttgtatttttagtagagatggagtttcaccatgttggccaggctggtctcaaactcctgacttcaagtgatccgcccatcttggcctcccaaagtgttgggattataggcatgagccaccatccccggccGATAATTACTCTTTATTTCCCCGTACTCCCACTTTGGGGCACTTAATCTCTCtaccctcagtttctttatctgtacaaTGGGGCACCCACTTAATCTGAATAGCAGTGTAAAGTAGTATCTCATGAAGTTGTTACAAGGATTAAATAAGTTGGGTACTACATATAAATATGCATTGGCACCTACTAATTTCTCAGATGTTACCTGTGACATTTATACTGCTTACCAGGAATATATTCATGGGTTCAGAGAGTATCCCGATATCTCTCTGTATATTAAGTAGACCCCTAcccaaaattcattttaaatgagCAGGGTCTATGGTTGGTATTAAAGGAGTAGTAGTTCTCACCGAAGGTCAGGCTTGCATATTTGAGGTCACTTCAGCAGTCTGGACTGTAGCACCTTTACCCTGTCTACCTCACCTCCCTTAGCAGCTCAGCCCCAGAGCAGACTGTCTTCATAGTCCGTGCCATCAGTGCCGACCTTAAGTTCTGCTCTCGCTCTTAAAGTATAGAAACATGTTTTGTACACAGTGAACTTCCCATGTATTCTAAAATTTTCTAAtatgtttgtctttctcttccttctctcgtGCTCTAGGTACTGGAAACAGTTGACTCTGCTCCATTTTGTTTATAATGGACTAGCCTAACGAATCTCTTGTCAATTAGCAATTATTTTCACTTGATTTGTAgttagaaaacaatataaataattttacaggCTATTAACATTTTTGTGCTTGTATTGTtagaacataatttttaaagttgtaaGTAACTTCACTGAggtacattctaaaataaaatcaccatttaaaatatacaattagttttgacaaatgtagtCACCCATGTAACTACCAGCACaatcaaaatatagaatatttttatcatcccaaagctaaaacattaaaaaatttaaagtttattctTAGAGATCGATGCAACTTGCATATCTAATCGAAATTCCTTTTTCAGGTAATGTGTCAGTGGATGGAAAAGTTTAGGAAAGATCTGTGTAGGTTCTGGAGCAGTGTTTTCCCAgtattctttcagtttttgaaCATCATGGTGGTTGGAATTACAGGAGCAGCTGTGGTAATAACCATCTTAAAGGTGTTTTTCCCGGTTTCTGAATACAAGtaagtatttcttatttttgaaatgttagtatttttaatgattaaaaagtgAGACATATTTGCTATGttttagaatagaaaatataaaaattagaaagggtAAGACAAATGGGAGGGAAAATAACACCTACTGTTTTTCTAGCTCATCTTCCAATGTTAGCAAAATtgaaacacatttattgaatagctaTTGTGATCAAGACATTCTTGGAGAGATTCAGATGTAAGTAAGACAAACTCTGCTAAAAACTTCAAATCTAGTAGCAGAGGAAGGAAACAAATACATATAATGGAAAATGCAACTGTATGATCAGAGGTGAACAAAACCCGAGGACTTCATGATGTATTTTCAACCCCAGAGTATCAGTTTAAAATGTAGTTAATTTCAGTAGACAAGCaggatattcattgcagcattgtttgtaatagaaaataaaagcaaaataggctgggcacggtggctcatggctgtaatcccagcactttgggagtccaaggcaggtggatcatgaggtcaagagatcgagaccatgctggccaacatggtgaaaccccatctctactaaaaataaaaaaaaattagcctggacctggtggctcatgcctgtaatcctggcactttgggaggccgaggcgggcggatcacaaggtcaggaatttgagaccagcctggccaatatgatgaaaccctgtctctactaaaaatacaaaaattagccagccgtggtggcaggcgcctgtagtcccagttactcaggaggctgaggcaggagaatcacttgaacccgggaggcagaggttgcagtgagccgagattgcaccactgcactccagtctgggcgacagagtgagacttcatctcaaaaaataaaaataaaaactagctgggtgtgtggcacccatctgtagtcccagcttctcgggaggctgaggcaggagaatcgcttgaacccgg encodes:
- the GINM1 gene encoding glycoprotein integral membrane protein 1 isoform X2 produces the protein MTRNYVGTPLPSQDLNMNTLNTKAKGTDGIRINVTTLKDDGDISKQQVVLNITYESGQVYVNDLPVNSGVTRISCQTLIVKNENLENLEEKEYFGIVSVRILVHEWPMTSGSSLQLIVIQEEVVEIDGKQVQQKDVTEIDILVKNRGVLRHSNYTLPLEESMLYSISRDSDILFTLPNLSKKESVSSLQTTSQYLIRNVETTIDEDVLPGKLPETPLRAEPPSSYKVMCQWMEKFRKDLCRFWSSVFPVFFQFLNIMVVGITGAAVVITILKVFFPVSEYKGILQLDKVDVIPVTAINLYPDGPEKTAENLEDKTCI
- the GINM1 gene encoding glycoprotein integral membrane protein 1 isoform X1 codes for the protein MEGAPPGSLALRLLLFVALPASGWLTTGAPEPPPLSGAPQDGIRINVTTLKDDGDISKQQVVLNITYESGQVYVNDLPVNSGVTRISCQTLIVKNENLENLEEKEYFGIVSVRILVHEWPMTSGSSLQLIVIQEEVVEIDGKQVQQKDVTEIDILVKNRGVLRHSNYTLPLEESMLYSISRDSDILFTLPNLSKKESVSSLQTTSQYLIRNVETTIDEDVLPGKLPETPLRAEPPSSYKVMCQWMEKFRKDLCRFWSSVFPVFFQFLNIMVVGITGAAVVITILKVFFPVSEYKGILQLDKVDVIPVTAINLYPDGPEKTAENLEDKTCI